The genomic region TGCCGTCGTCACCGTGAGCCTGGAACGACTGTCCAGCGCGTGGCTGAGACCGGACCGGCACCGGCCGGGGGGCTTTTCCGGGAGGTCCCCATCGGCAGGAATCAGACGGTCATCTTTCTCAACGACATCAAGATCTAGAAGGGACCAAGAAGCAGCTGAAGGCTATCTTCACCGGCAAGATCACCAAACTGGGAAAAGTCGGCGGCCCCAACCGGCGCATCGTCGTCTGGTCCCCGGCGTCTGAGGGAAAGAACGAGCTCTTCATCAAGGAAATCCTCCAGGGCGAGCGCGTCGTGTCCAGTTTCGCCCCTGTCGCCGCCGAGGAGATGAGAAAGAAAGAAAGTACTGGAGACTCCCGACGCCATCGGCATAGGTCCCAATGCCTTGGTTTCTTGCGGCGTGCGCGTCCCCGGCAGCCCGAAGCTCGCCTCCTCCGTGGTGCTGATTACCAAGTGGGAGCCTGCGCCGAACGTGCAAAAGCGTGTAGACCTCATCAAGGAAGTAGCCTTTCTCCCCGGACCGGCCCACGCCCAGTTTAAGCCACATCCCCCCTCAATACCCGCCTTGCATCGGGAAAACAGCAACGCCCTGAGTCTCCTTTGGCTTTATCAGGAAGATTTCGCTTCTGATTGCTTTCACACGTTACTGACACAGCGAAAAGCCGTTAAGAGTATTAGAAGAAAGTTTGCATCGGGGCCTGTACTCAATATAATGCAACTGCAGCTATGCAGGTCACATCTGTCAGTGAGGAGTGTTTCAAGTTCTCCTGAAAATATCCGAAGCTATATGCAGAAGATTACAGCCTGTCTCGGGCATCCCCATCTCAGGAGGACCCAATCATGCTGACCAGCCGGTTCATATCGTTGCTGATGGCTCTGGCTTTCCTTGTTGCTCCAGGATGCAGCAAAGAAGAGCCTAAGAAAATCGACCTGGGCAAAAGGGAAGTCCTGAAGAACGCTGACAGAGCGAAAACTGGGGTGATCCGGATCGCGGTAGGCGGTATGATAACTCCCAAGGAGGGGCTCGCCTACTACCGCGAATTCCTCGACTACATTGGCGACGAACTCGGCAAGCCCGTGGAATACGTGGACATCCCGAGCTACGAGGAAACCAACAAGATGCTGGAGAACCGGAACATCGATGCCGCCATCGTCTGCAGCGGCCCCTATGTCGACGGTCACAAGAAGTTCGGCCTGGAACTTTTGGCCGCACCCAAAGCCTTTGGCGCTGCCGTTTATTATTCCTACATCATCGTTCCGAAAGAGAGCTCCGCGAAGGCCCTGGACGACCTGAAAGGGAAGACGTTCGCTTTCACGGATCCCCTCTCCAACAGCGGAAAGCTGGTGCCTGAGTACCTCCTCGCGAAGAAGGGGTACAGCTCAAGCACCTTTTTCAGCAAGACCGTCTATTCGGGCTCTCACGACAAGTCGATACAGGCCGTGGCCGGCGCGCTGGTCGACGGAGCTGCCGTGGACAGCCTCATCTGGGAATACCTCGCCAGGACCAAGCCCGAAATGACGGCGAAGACGCGGATCATCCTCAGGTCCGAGCCTTACACCACCCCGCCCTTCGTGGCCCACCCGGCGATGAATCCCTCAGTCAAGGAAAAGCTCCGCACCATCCTGCTCACCGCCCACACCACCCCTAAGGGGAGAGAAATCCTGGAAAAGATGATGACCGAACGCTATGTGGCGGTTGAAGACAGGGACTACGATTCGGTTCGCGACATGAAGAAATGGGTGTCGGGTCGGCAAAAGGAACGGTAGCCAAGACATGCGAAAGCCGGCCCTCAACCTGAGATCGAAGATACTCGCCATATTCCTGGCCATCTCCCTGGTGACCATAACCGGCATGATCGTGATCGCCCTGCTGTTCATCAAGCCGCTTCTGGAAGCGAAGCTTGAAAAGCGCGGCCAGTCGATAGCCCACGCCATCTCTTACCAGTGCATAACTCCGGTCCTCTCCAGGGATTTCCTGCAACTGGACCTGTTTTTACGCGAGTACGCCAACTCCGAAAACGACGTCTCCTACATCTATGTCACCACAGCTGAAGGCGAGGTCATCGCCCACTCCTTCGGCCGTACCTTCCCGGTGGCGCTGAAGGAGTTGAGCCGGCGGGCCGGGAAGGAGGCCAACGACATCACAAGGCTCCAGACGACGGAAGGGGACATAATACAGATATCCGAACCGATCCTCGACGGACACCTGGGCAGGCTGCATGTCGGAATGTCCCTCGCTCCGATACAAAAGGACATCAACGAGATCATCATGTCCCTCATAAGCTTCGCCGCCCTGTTTTTCTTCTCGTCTTTGCTGCTGTTACTGTTCATCGACAGGTGGATTGTAAGCCCCATATTCCTGATCAGGTCCGCCTCGCTGAAGGTCAAAGCGGGCGACATCGACAGCAGGGTTGCGGTGCGCTCCAGGGATGAGATCGGAGGCCTCGCCGAGGATTTCAACGGCATGCTCGACGCTATGAAGGAGTCCAGGGCATCGCTGGTTCAGGAGAAGCAACTGCTGGCCGAAAGCGAAAACAGGTTGAGGAAAATCATCCAGCAAAGCCCCTTATCCATGGCCCTTGTCAACCCGGACGGCGCCATAGAGTACATAAACGACTACGCCGTGCAGACCTTCGGTTACCAGCCTCAGGACATCCCCCACATCAAAGAGTGGTGGCTCAAGGCATTCCCCGATCCCGAGTACCGCAAGCAGGTGACCGGCCAGTGGACGGCACTCATGAAAAAAGCCGCCGCCGAAAACGGGTACATCGAGCGCCGGGAATACCAGGTCACCTGCAAGGACGGCACGCAGAAGACGATCCTCATTTTTGGGCTTTTGATCGACAACGAGGTCTTCGTCGTCTTCGAGGACATCAGTGCCCTGAAGCAGGTCGAGAAGGAGTTGAGAGCGTCGAAAGAGCACTTGGACGCCACTATCAACGCACTGCCCGATCTCCTGTTCAGGATCGACCGGGAAGGTCACATCTACGAAGCCCGCTATTCCAGCGCGAACCAGCTCTACCTCGCGCCGGAGCTCTTCCTAGGCAGGCGGCTGACAGAGGTACTGCCACCTGAGGCTGCAGCCGTCATAATGACCGCCCTTGGCGAGGCCGTCGCCAAGGGAAGCCATCGCGGCGCGATCTATTCGCTCCCCCTCCCCCAAGGAGAGCGGTGGTACGAACTCTCGTTGGCAGCGATGGGAAGGCCGGATCACCCGCAGACCCAATTCATCGTGCTTGCCCGCGACATCACGGAAAGGAGGCTTGCCGAGCAGGACCGGCTGAAACTCGAACAGCAACTGCTCCACGCCCAGAAGCTTGAGAGCCTGGGGGTACTGGCTGGGGGGATCGCCCATGACTTCAACAACCTGCTGACCGCCATCGTCGGCAACACAGATTTAGCCTTGATGCGCCTCGCCCCGGAGTCACCGGTACGGGACAACCTGCAACGCATCGAGCAGGCAGCCGGCCGTGCGGCGGATCTTTCCAAGCAGATGCTAGCGTACTCCGGCAAAGGGAGGTTCGTGATAGAAACAATCGATCTGAACCGGCTGATCAGGGAAATGACGCACATGCTGGAAGTTTCCATCACCAAGAAGGCCGTCCTCAACTTCAAACTTACCGACCCGCTGCCGACCATCGAGGCGGATGCCACGCAGTTGCACCAGATCATCATGAACCTGATCATCAACGCCTCCGAAGCCATCGACACGGAGAGCGGGGTCATCTCGATAGCTACCGGCAGCATGCAGTGCGACAGGAACTACTTGAACAGCATCTGGATGCACGAGCAGCTTGCCGAGGGGCTCTACGTCTGGCTTGAGATAACCGACACCGGTTGCGGAATGGACGCTGAAACGGTAGGGAAAATGTTCGATCCCTTCTTCACCACCAAGTTCACAGGCCGGGGACTCGGCATGGCCGCGGTGCTCGGCATCATCCGCGGCCACAAAGGGGCGATCACGGTCAAAAGCGAACCGGGCCGCGGCGCCGCCTTCAGGGTTTTCCTCCCTGCCGGCGGCAAGCCAAAGGACCCCGCAAACGGTGGAAATCGCGATGAGGCGGGTTGGAGAGGCAAGGGAACAGTGCTGCTCGTCGACGATGAACAGACGGTCCTCGATATAGGCGGCGAGATGCTGAAGGAACTGGGATTCGAGGTCGTGACGGCGATGGACGGCAGCGAGGCGCTGGAGCTCTTCAAACAGGACGTAGAGAGATTTTCCTTCATCATTCTCGACCTGACCATGCCGCGCCTGGACGGCGAGCAGACCTATCGGCAGATGAGACAGCTAAAGCCCGACGTCAAGGTGGTCATGTCCAGCGGCTACAACGAGCAGGAGATCAACCAGCGTCTAGGGGGGACGGGGCTCGCCGGTTTCCTGCAAAAACCTTACAACCTCTCCACGCTCAGAGACGTCATAAAGGAGATGAAGTGAGCCTTGCCATCAGAAAAGAAGCTCCCGCCGATGTAGCCGCCATTGAGGCGGTCACCATTGCCGCCTTTCTAAACACCCCGTACACGAGCCACACCGAGCAGTTCATCGTCAACGCGCTACGCAAAGCCGGCAAACTCACCGTCTCTTTAGTCGCAGAAGAAGGCGGTGAAATCGTGGGTCATGTCGCCGTATCACCGGTCTCTGTTTCGGATCGGACAACCGGCTGGTTTGGCTTGGGACCTATTTCCGTTCTCCCGGAATGGCAGGGGCGCGGGATCGGTTCAGCTCTTATGCAGGAAGCTTTGAGGGTGCTTGAAGAGGAAGGAGCCGCAGGATGCGTGCTGCTCGGCGAGCCCGAATACTATGGACGCTTCGGCTTCCGTGCCGAGCCGAATCTGGTCCTCCCCGACGTCCCGCCGGAATACTTCCAGGCGCTCGTCTTCAGGCCGCCCCTCCCCTGCGGAACCGTTTCTTATGACAAAGCGTTCAACGCTCAGGAGTGAGAGGAAAATGCTTCGTTCAGGCAGCCTTTCTGGGGGGGGTAAGTACCGATAGTGCCAGATCGCTCGACTGGAAAGCAGATCTCCCTAATTTCTGAAAGGCCCTGGGACCTCCACCGATCAAAAGCCCCGCGGCCTCCTGGGTAAGATGCAGCTTCTTTCTGATGCGGCGGATTTCCTCCGGCAGAAGGAGTCCCTCATAGAGGGCCTTGAGGTGGTTCAACATGCGGTCGGAAACCTCCAAATCCTCCCCGGTATGAACACTCTCCTCCGACTCATCACAGTACCACCCCGGCATGTCGAAGGTCACCGATTCCCCCTTATAGGTGAGGGTCATGGGGCGCGCGTCCCGGTACATCGGCACCCCTGTTTCGGGACAGACAGGGTTACTCATGAACCTTCTCCTTGAACGACAGCAGCAGAAATTCCGTAACGACAAGCCGGCTATCTCAAGGCGGATACCCGCGACTGGCTCCCCTCACACTTCGATACCGCCAGCTACAAATCCAAACGGCGCAAGTACTTCGCCTCGCCGAAAAAGTAGGCCGGAAAGACAAAGAAGAGCCGGTGGATCGCGGAGGCATCGCCCCAAAAGGAGGTTGCTCATGTACAAAGTGAAATTCTACCGTGGCGACTACATCGAGAGACAGCGTCAGGCCAACAGCGACAATTGCGTCGCTTACGTAGAGCAGCATTTCAACAGCTACACGGGCACAGACGACTACAGTGTGGTGGTAACCGGCTCCAACGCATCCCCCACCAGCAAAAACTGGGGGCGCTGGTATGCGGCGGCGGTGGCACGCGAATTCAACTCCCATGTGGGAGGGGA from Citrifermentans bremense harbors:
- a CDS encoding substrate-binding domain-containing protein translates to MLTSRFISLLMALAFLVAPGCSKEEPKKIDLGKREVLKNADRAKTGVIRIAVGGMITPKEGLAYYREFLDYIGDELGKPVEYVDIPSYEETNKMLENRNIDAAIVCSGPYVDGHKKFGLELLAAPKAFGAAVYYSYIIVPKESSAKALDDLKGKTFAFTDPLSNSGKLVPEYLLAKKGYSSSTFFSKTVYSGSHDKSIQAVAGALVDGAAVDSLIWEYLARTKPEMTAKTRIILRSEPYTTPPFVAHPAMNPSVKEKLRTILLTAHTTPKGREILEKMMTERYVAVEDRDYDSVRDMKKWVSGRQKER
- a CDS encoding response regulator, with translation MRKPALNLRSKILAIFLAISLVTITGMIVIALLFIKPLLEAKLEKRGQSIAHAISYQCITPVLSRDFLQLDLFLREYANSENDVSYIYVTTAEGEVIAHSFGRTFPVALKELSRRAGKEANDITRLQTTEGDIIQISEPILDGHLGRLHVGMSLAPIQKDINEIIMSLISFAALFFFSSLLLLLFIDRWIVSPIFLIRSASLKVKAGDIDSRVAVRSRDEIGGLAEDFNGMLDAMKESRASLVQEKQLLAESENRLRKIIQQSPLSMALVNPDGAIEYINDYAVQTFGYQPQDIPHIKEWWLKAFPDPEYRKQVTGQWTALMKKAAAENGYIERREYQVTCKDGTQKTILIFGLLIDNEVFVVFEDISALKQVEKELRASKEHLDATINALPDLLFRIDREGHIYEARYSSANQLYLAPELFLGRRLTEVLPPEAAAVIMTALGEAVAKGSHRGAIYSLPLPQGERWYELSLAAMGRPDHPQTQFIVLARDITERRLAEQDRLKLEQQLLHAQKLESLGVLAGGIAHDFNNLLTAIVGNTDLALMRLAPESPVRDNLQRIEQAAGRAADLSKQMLAYSGKGRFVIETIDLNRLIREMTHMLEVSITKKAVLNFKLTDPLPTIEADATQLHQIIMNLIINASEAIDTESGVISIATGSMQCDRNYLNSIWMHEQLAEGLYVWLEITDTGCGMDAETVGKMFDPFFTTKFTGRGLGMAAVLGIIRGHKGAITVKSEPGRGAAFRVFLPAGGKPKDPANGGNRDEAGWRGKGTVLLVDDEQTVLDIGGEMLKELGFEVVTAMDGSEALELFKQDVERFSFIILDLTMPRLDGEQTYRQMRQLKPDVKVVMSSGYNEQEINQRLGGTGLAGFLQKPYNLSTLRDVIKEMK
- a CDS encoding GNAT family N-acetyltransferase — encoded protein: MSLAIRKEAPADVAAIEAVTIAAFLNTPYTSHTEQFIVNALRKAGKLTVSLVAEEGGEIVGHVAVSPVSVSDRTTGWFGLGPISVLPEWQGRGIGSALMQEALRVLEEEGAAGCVLLGEPEYYGRFGFRAEPNLVLPDVPPEYFQALVFRPPLPCGTVSYDKAFNAQE
- a CDS encoding type II toxin-antitoxin system MqsA family antitoxin, whose translation is MSNPVCPETGVPMYRDARPMTLTYKGESVTFDMPGWYCDESEESVHTGEDLEVSDRMLNHLKALYEGLLLPEEIRRIRKKLHLTQEAAGLLIGGGPRAFQKLGRSAFQSSDLALSVLTPPRKAA